A genomic segment from Candidatus Nitrospira nitrosa encodes:
- a CDS encoding FAD-dependent oxidoreductase translates to MSGLQTHVVIVAGAGPAGMAVAAALSKVGHEVIILNRDIKFGGLAEYGIFPSKLKLRGGLKKQYWELLQQKNVHYLGNVTIGNGKDLTVEEVCGLGASAVVFTIGAQGTKAIGVEGDSAQGVFHAKDVVYHFNRLPGFGDRPFDMGKHVAVIGAGDVMVDIAHWLTRYKQVERVTAIVRRGPVERKYNPKEIRSICANMDLEGISAEFSRIKDRLTRVGQNPDEVLKAFTGEFTKCEPKVSETKMGFRFLASPKRILIDPNNRVRGLEMEDNRLDPKGEDTVAVGLKTYYEFPCDSVVFAVGDRVDETVGLPYKNGVFTTNPNKTGNDPDDALFQAYDESTGKVMEGVFLAGWARKASEGLVGVAKRDGDWCAEVVERYLGAKSGGGGVNIVLDRLHTKLKQRQSRPVDVNGLGALDAAERSFSEKTDCIGEFKFSANQDMLKYIEQTSS, encoded by the coding sequence GGTGGGTTGGCGGAATATGGGATCTTCCCATCCAAGTTGAAGCTTCGCGGTGGTCTTAAAAAACAGTACTGGGAGCTCCTTCAACAGAAGAACGTCCATTATTTAGGGAACGTCACGATTGGGAACGGCAAGGACCTCACAGTTGAAGAGGTGTGTGGGTTGGGAGCGAGCGCGGTTGTCTTTACGATCGGTGCTCAGGGAACCAAAGCCATTGGTGTGGAAGGAGATTCTGCACAAGGCGTGTTCCACGCAAAGGACGTCGTCTATCACTTTAACCGACTCCCGGGATTTGGGGATCGCCCGTTTGACATGGGAAAGCACGTTGCGGTGATCGGAGCTGGTGACGTGATGGTGGATATTGCCCACTGGTTAACCCGCTATAAACAGGTCGAACGGGTTACGGCGATCGTGAGACGTGGGCCGGTCGAACGAAAATACAATCCCAAGGAGATTCGGAGTATCTGTGCCAATATGGACCTTGAGGGGATCAGCGCTGAGTTTAGTCGCATCAAGGACCGTCTCACCAGGGTCGGCCAAAATCCTGATGAAGTCCTGAAGGCCTTTACCGGCGAGTTTACTAAATGCGAACCCAAGGTGTCTGAGACAAAGATGGGCTTTCGTTTCCTGGCCTCTCCAAAACGGATTCTCATTGATCCCAACAATCGTGTTCGCGGACTTGAAATGGAAGACAATCGGCTCGATCCCAAAGGAGAGGATACGGTCGCTGTCGGCCTAAAAACGTACTATGAGTTTCCTTGTGATTCAGTGGTGTTTGCCGTCGGCGATAGGGTCGATGAGACAGTCGGTCTTCCCTATAAGAACGGAGTGTTTACCACTAATCCCAACAAGACGGGGAATGATCCTGATGATGCCCTGTTTCAGGCTTACGATGAATCGACGGGCAAGGTCATGGAAGGGGTGTTCTTGGCGGGTTGGGCTCGAAAAGCCAGTGAAGGCCTCGTTGGTGTTGCAAAACGTGATGGAGATTGGTGTGCGGAGGTGGTTGAACGGTATTTGGGCGCTAAGTCTGGCGGGGGAGGGGTGAACATCGTGCTGGACCGCCTGCACACGAAGTTAAAGCAACGGCAGAGTCGTCCGGTTGATGTGAATGGGTTGGGGGCTCTAGATGCGGCTGAACGTTCGTTCTCCGAGAAGACCGACTGTATCGGTGAGTTCAAGTTTTCGGCGAACCAGGATATGCTGAAGTATATCGAACAGACGAGTAGTTGA